A window of the Salvelinus sp. IW2-2015 linkage group LG37, ASM291031v2, whole genome shotgun sequence genome harbors these coding sequences:
- the LOC111960116 gene encoding arrestin red cell-like, with translation MCPIRRFLGILVSYRVKVKLVVSRRGDVSVELPFVLMHPKPSDLPISRPQSVVPETYAPVGSNLIEFETNNFSQDDDFVFEDFARLRLKGTKDDEDDHLC, from the exons ATGTGTCCAATAAGGAGGTTCTTGGGGATCCTGGTGTCTTACAGAGTCAAGGTCAAACTAGTGGTGTCTCGGCGAGG GGATGTGTCGGTGGAGCTGCCTTTTGTTCTAATGCACCCCAAACCCTCTGACCTACCCATCTCCAGACCTCAATCAG TCGTCCCAGAAACATATGCCCCAGTTGGCAGTAACCTGATAGAGTTTGAGAcaaa taatTTCTCTCAGGATGATGACTTTGTGTTCGAGGACTTTGCCCGTCTGCGGCTGAAAGGAACGAAGGACGATGAGGATGACCACTTGTGCTAG